ATCAATCGGGCTGGCATCCAGGCGTTCTTGGGATCGTTGCCGGTCAATTAGTTCAAAAAACTGGTAAGCCTATCGTCATGTTAACGGAAGAAGCAGGCATACTAAAAGGGTCTGCCAGATCGATTCCGGCTTTTGATATCTTTTATGCCCTATCTGCGCATCACGACTTATTTATTGCCTTTGGTGGCCATGCGCAAGCGGCAGGAATGACATTTGAACTAACGAATTTACCAGTTGTTAAGCAGGTGGTTGATGCATTCATTGCGTATCAGAAACTCGATATGTCTCAAAAAGCACCACTTGTTTTGGATGACACGATTGCGCTTTCTGATATCACGCTTGATACAATTAAAGCACTTGGCAAAGTAGCACCTTTTGGGCAAGACAATCCTAAACCAATTTTTTTGATAGAAGATTATCAAGTGGTTCAAAGTCGTGCGATGGGCCAACAAAATGCACACCTGAAACTGAAAATCCAGCAAGATAAAACACAGCTAGAAGCAGTTTATTTTGGTCAAGGTATGGCAGCACTTGAATTTGAACAAGCCGCACCTGATCTCGCGGTAACCTTATCAGTAAATACATGGAATGGCAATACATCAGTACAATTGATGGTCGTTGATGCAAAGGTTAATGGGAGTCAGCTGATTGATTTGAGAAATCAACAACACCAAACAGCAATTCCAGATGATGCATCTGTGTTCACAAATGAAGTCGTTGAACAGGCAAACCAGAGCCAGGTATTAGTAGTTGAAGAGACACCTTATGACAAAGCTAGCTTTGATAGGCTGAAACAAATGGTAACTAGTAAGGACTTCACAGCAGTTTATTTTAAAAATAGTATTAAGCAAACCTATTACTTGACTGGTGGTGGGACACATGAACAATTTGCTAAATTTTATAAAACGATTTACAAATATCCAGAATTTGATGTGCGATATAAACTTGCTGATTTGGCTGATTATTTGAAAATACCGCTTATTTTATTAGTTAAAATGGTACAAATTTTTGAAGAGTTAGCATTTGTTAACATTAAAGATGGCGTCATGACCGTCAATAAAGAGGCGAAAAAAAGAGAGATATCGGAGAGTCCAATCTATCAAGACTTACAAGTGTTAGTCCAGATACAATCGATTTTTGCACTGTCACCAGTAGCCGATATTTATGAAAAATTGAAGGAGAAATAAAATGGATTTAAAAGATTATATTGCGACAATACCAGATTATCCAGAAAAAGGGATTGTATTTAGAGATATCTCGCCATTAATGGCAGACGGTAATGCTTACAGCTATGCAATTAGAGAAATTGTCCAGTATGCGATTGATAAAGAAATTGATGTTATCGTTGGTCCTGAAGCCAGAGGTTTTATCGTTGGGTGTCCTGTTGCGTTTGACTTGGGAATTGGCTTTGCACCTGTCAGAAAGCCAGGTAAGTTACCAAGAGAAGTGATTGAAGCACAATATGAAAAAGAGTATGGGTTTGATACCTTGGTCATGCATGCTGATGCGATTAAAAAAGGGCAACGTGTCTTAATCGTTGATGATTTGCTGGCAACTGGTGGAACAGTTAAAGCGACGATTGAACTGATTGAAAAACTCGGCGGTGTTGTGGCAGGTTGTGCCTTCTTAATTGAGCTTGATGACTTAAAAGGTCGTGATAAAATTGGGGATTATGCCTATAAAGTACTAATGCATTACTAAAATGCATTAGCTTATGGTAAAATAGGGATAGTAAACGTGATAGGACATCTTTAAATCGTTTTTTTAGATAGGATCCTATACTTTGTTTGATGGAGATAAGAAATTGAAAATTAAAGCATTTGCAAAGCAAGATTTATCAGAACTTTCTATGATTGAAGTGGCACATGCCATGTTAGAGGAAAAAAGTAAGGAAATCGATTTTAACGTCCTTGTTAACGATATCCAAGACTATCTTGGGAAATCAGATAGTGAGATTCGTGATC
The DNA window shown above is from Lactococcus paracarnosus and carries:
- the recJ gene encoding single-stranded-DNA-specific exonuclease RecJ, which codes for MITPTYDWQLNSDEPTAEFIKLVKKQKLDTLTAKILWKRQIRTADALTSFLNPTLETLHDPFLFYSMRRAVDRIRQAIEMQEIILIYGDYDADGMTSASIMKTALDEIGAESLVYLPNRFTDGYGPNLDVYKYFIENEGVGLIITVDNGVSGHAAIAYAQENGCDVIITDHHSLPDNLPDAYAIIHPQHPDGQYPFPDLAGCGVAFKVACALLEYIPSEMLDLVAIGTIADMMSLTDENRTLVKFGLEILKNTERVGLEALIKIAGVDKHSLTEESIGFQIAPRLNALGRLDDPNPAIDLLTGWDEAETQQIAEMIDQKNQERKEIVANMLVEAESQLDDSPVQFIYQSGWHPGVLGIVAGQLVQKTGKPIVMLTEEAGILKGSARSIPAFDIFYALSAHHDLFIAFGGHAQAAGMTFELTNLPVVKQVVDAFIAYQKLDMSQKAPLVLDDTIALSDITLDTIKALGKVAPFGQDNPKPIFLIEDYQVVQSRAMGQQNAHLKLKIQQDKTQLEAVYFGQGMAALEFEQAAPDLAVTLSVNTWNGNTSVQLMVVDAKVNGSQLIDLRNQQHQTAIPDDASVFTNEVVEQANQSQVLVVEETPYDKASFDRLKQMVTSKDFTAVYFKNSIKQTYYLTGGGTHEQFAKFYKTIYKYPEFDVRYKLADLADYLKIPLILLVKMVQIFEELAFVNIKDGVMTVNKEAKKREISESPIYQDLQVLVQIQSIFALSPVADIYEKLKEK
- a CDS encoding adenine phosphoribosyltransferase, which translates into the protein MDLKDYIATIPDYPEKGIVFRDISPLMADGNAYSYAIREIVQYAIDKEIDVIVGPEARGFIVGCPVAFDLGIGFAPVRKPGKLPREVIEAQYEKEYGFDTLVMHADAIKKGQRVLIVDDLLATGGTVKATIELIEKLGGVVAGCAFLIELDDLKGRDKIGDYAYKVLMHY